A window from Agrobacterium tumefaciens encodes these proteins:
- a CDS encoding FAD-dependent oxidoreductase — protein MSLPLQDTRSSPPATNITCDVLVIGGGPAGCWAALEATSAGATVVLIDKGYCGSSGATASAGTQIWYVPPDEAAREAAMASREAMGGYLSERSWMAPVLDKTFESVNRLADWGYPFPRDDSGEQQRISVQGPEYMRLLRRRVKNAGVTILDHHPATGLLTERARVVGATGVRRQQGGQWRIAAGAVVLATGGCAFMSKALGCDVLTGDGYLMGAEAGAELSGMEFSSAYAISPAFASITKTALYRFAQFYHKDHSLIEGAGSARGRSIIARTLLSQPVYARLDLAGTDEVKAILRRAQPNFFVPFDRRGIDPFTEFFEVKLRLEGTVRGTGGLRLTGLDCATTVAGLYAAGDNATREPICGGFTGGGSHNAAWAISTGAFAGAAAAAFAREAAQLPERDLPQPTTQTASPTESTDPAAIIKAVQDEVFPLDINYFRTHSGLSAALARLDSLWARVATAAAADDSQILALRQAQAMVATARFMYRAALARTETRGMHRRDDFPKQDPAQHHRLILSGLDAISIRRESVDPGIYTEAAE, from the coding sequence GGCCTGCCGGCTGCTGGGCGGCATTGGAGGCGACCAGCGCGGGAGCAACCGTCGTTCTGATCGACAAGGGCTATTGCGGCAGCTCCGGCGCGACAGCCTCGGCGGGCACCCAGATCTGGTATGTACCGCCGGATGAAGCCGCGCGGGAGGCGGCCATGGCAAGCCGCGAGGCAATGGGCGGTTATCTTTCCGAACGGTCATGGATGGCGCCAGTCCTCGACAAGACTTTCGAAAGCGTCAACCGGCTGGCAGACTGGGGATATCCCTTCCCCCGCGACGACAGCGGCGAACAACAGCGCATCTCCGTTCAGGGACCGGAATATATGCGGCTTTTGCGTCGTCGGGTGAAAAACGCAGGCGTCACCATTCTGGATCATCATCCGGCAACCGGGCTGCTGACGGAGAGAGCACGCGTCGTTGGCGCAACCGGCGTGCGGCGGCAACAGGGCGGACAGTGGCGCATCGCCGCCGGTGCGGTGGTGCTGGCAACGGGCGGCTGCGCCTTCATGAGCAAGGCGCTCGGCTGTGATGTTTTGACCGGAGATGGCTATTTGATGGGCGCCGAGGCGGGCGCGGAACTCTCCGGCATGGAATTCTCGTCGGCTTATGCGATTTCGCCGGCCTTCGCGTCAATTACCAAGACGGCGCTCTACCGTTTCGCGCAGTTCTATCACAAGGACCATAGCCTGATTGAAGGCGCGGGCTCCGCAAGGGGTCGCTCGATCATCGCCCGCACCCTGCTTTCGCAACCCGTTTATGCCCGGCTCGACCTTGCCGGAACTGACGAGGTGAAAGCGATCCTGCGGCGCGCCCAGCCGAATTTCTTCGTGCCCTTCGATCGCCGCGGCATTGATCCTTTCACCGAATTCTTCGAAGTGAAGCTCCGACTGGAAGGCACGGTGCGCGGCACCGGTGGATTGCGGCTGACCGGGCTCGACTGCGCAACGACGGTCGCTGGCCTTTATGCCGCCGGTGACAATGCCACGCGCGAGCCGATCTGCGGTGGTTTCACCGGCGGTGGCAGCCACAATGCAGCCTGGGCGATTTCCACGGGCGCGTTCGCCGGCGCCGCGGCGGCGGCCTTTGCCCGCGAGGCGGCACAACTGCCGGAACGCGACCTTCCGCAGCCCACAACGCAAACCGCTTCGCCTACTGAGTCCACCGACCCTGCGGCCATCATCAAGGCGGTACAGGATGAGGTCTTTCCCCTCGACATCAACTATTTCCGCACCCACTCAGGCCTTTCGGCAGCACTGGCGCGGCTTGATTCCCTGTGGGCAAGGGTTGCCACGGCAGCGGCCGCCGATGACAGTCAGATATTGGCGTTGCGCCAGGCGCAAGCAATGGTCGCCACTGCGCGCTTCATGTATCGCGCTGCCCTGGCGCGCACCGAAACGCGCGGCATGCATCGGCGCGACGATTTTCCAAAGCAGGATCCCGCCCAGCATCACCGGCTCATTCTCAGCGGCCTCGATGCCATCTCCATCCGGCGGGAAAGCGTTGATCCCGGCATTTACACGGAGGCGGCAGAATAA
- a CDS encoding 4Fe-4S dicluster domain-containing protein has product MIEVLDNDVCTDCNLCVQVCPTNVFEAMPEGPPVILRQDSCQTCFMCEAYCPVDALYVDPDAEAVHGLTLDSVRQSNLFGSYRKAIGWHKDTRQRRHIDDHFRLPQ; this is encoded by the coding sequence ATGATCGAGGTTCTGGATAACGATGTCTGCACGGACTGCAATCTCTGCGTTCAGGTGTGCCCGACCAATGTCTTCGAGGCGATGCCGGAAGGCCCACCCGTCATCCTGCGACAGGATTCGTGCCAGACATGTTTCATGTGCGAGGCCTATTGCCCGGTGGATGCTCTCTATGTCGATCCGGATGCCGAGGCCGTGCATGGCCTGACACTGGATAGTGTGCGGCAGAGTAACCTCTTCGGCAGCTACAGAAAGGCCATCGGCTGGCACAAGGACACACGTCAACGCCGCCACATCGACGATCACTTCCGCCTTCCCCAATAA
- a CDS encoding sugar ABC transporter ATP-binding protein — MPLLDVQNISHAFGSTKALTDAHLTIEAGEVVALMGANGAGKSTLVKILSGLYRPDAGTMTWQGKPFSPQSPADAASQGIVTVHQSTDVVGIPGLTVADALLLNHFVDGRHPFFLSKKSVRRQAAAILSETGFDLPFDRDFETLSAADRQQVAIARALANKARLIILDEPTASLSSRESARLYDLVRSLKARGIGVLYISHRTADLEALADRVEILRGGRNVGSFVRPVDFNAAIETMIGRSLNAARPDRRRDFEKTVLRLENTHLLPESAPFSLSVREGEVVAITGVLGAGKSRLLSTLFGLGAFSGGQAFLDGKAYAPGSPAGAIAAGVVMAAEDRHKSSFIHADWPGESIAATISLPHLNQWYPSGFLLSNREKEEGRKAIQRLSIKAQSADASVWSLSGGNQQKVVIGRWEAEPSRLLLLDEPFQGVDVGARQDIIAAIRHHSERATLIATSDPEEAYEVADRVLVMDGHTLFEQTNDAGTPHLHKELA, encoded by the coding sequence ATGCCCCTTCTCGACGTCCAGAACATTTCCCATGCCTTCGGCTCCACCAAGGCTCTCACCGATGCGCATCTCACGATCGAGGCGGGTGAAGTCGTCGCACTGATGGGCGCAAACGGCGCTGGAAAATCCACGCTCGTCAAAATCCTTTCCGGGCTTTATCGGCCGGATGCCGGAACGATGACATGGCAAGGCAAACCGTTTTCGCCGCAAAGCCCGGCAGATGCGGCATCGCAGGGCATCGTGACGGTTCATCAATCAACGGATGTCGTTGGCATTCCCGGTCTGACGGTCGCGGACGCGCTGCTTCTCAACCATTTCGTTGATGGCCGTCATCCCTTCTTCCTGTCGAAAAAATCGGTCCGCCGGCAGGCTGCGGCCATTCTCTCAGAAACGGGTTTCGATCTGCCGTTCGACCGGGATTTCGAAACACTGAGCGCCGCCGACCGGCAGCAGGTTGCCATTGCCCGCGCGTTAGCGAACAAAGCACGGTTGATCATTCTGGACGAACCGACGGCCAGTCTTTCCTCCCGGGAATCCGCTCGTCTCTACGATCTCGTGCGCTCCCTGAAGGCGCGTGGGATCGGTGTGCTCTACATCTCGCATCGAACCGCCGATCTAGAAGCGCTCGCGGACCGGGTCGAAATCCTCCGGGGTGGGCGTAATGTCGGCTCCTTTGTGCGGCCGGTCGATTTCAATGCAGCCATTGAAACCATGATCGGCCGCTCACTGAATGCGGCGCGCCCGGACCGGCGGCGCGATTTCGAAAAGACGGTTCTGCGGCTGGAAAACACGCATCTTCTGCCGGAAAGCGCGCCGTTTTCCCTCTCCGTTCGGGAGGGAGAGGTGGTCGCCATCACCGGCGTTCTCGGCGCCGGCAAAAGTCGTCTTCTGTCCACGCTGTTCGGCCTTGGCGCGTTTTCGGGCGGACAGGCGTTTCTGGATGGCAAGGCCTATGCGCCGGGCAGTCCCGCCGGAGCAATCGCCGCCGGTGTGGTGATGGCCGCCGAAGATCGGCATAAATCGTCCTTCATCCATGCCGACTGGCCGGGCGAAAGCATTGCCGCAACCATCAGCCTGCCGCATCTCAACCAATGGTATCCATCGGGCTTCCTGTTATCCAACCGGGAAAAAGAAGAAGGCCGCAAAGCGATCCAGCGCCTGTCAATCAAGGCGCAATCGGCCGACGCTTCCGTCTGGTCGCTTTCGGGCGGCAACCAGCAGAAGGTCGTCATCGGCCGCTGGGAAGCCGAGCCCAGCCGCCTGCTCCTGCTGGATGAGCCATTTCAGGGCGTCGATGTCGGCGCCCGGCAGGATATCATCGCCGCCATCCGCCATCATTCCGAGCGCGCGACGCTCATCGCCACGTCCGACCCGGAGGAGGCTTACGAAGTGGCTGACCGGGTTCTCGTGATGGATGGGCACACCCTTTTTGAACAAACCAACGATGCCGGAACGCCGCATCTTCACAAGGAACTTGCCTGA
- a CDS encoding substrate-binding domain-containing protein yields MFKTVKKLAAAVISLTLISTSAFSAGIEGAPAPFDKKTVNIAVVSFLGSGDWLQAFEAGVKRQADTLGVKLTVSQARNDNDTQRNLVEQAINLGVDGIIINNGRPEVLKDVAQKALDKGIKVVAYDVDLENPQIPQIEQSDKDMAKLVLDQAVKDKGDGFVGGAVYVAGFAPLDRRYAVWKDFIAKHNLKEKAVWGVVNDTVPASVADQTKAILRANPDISVIFTPWDEFAKGTKLAIDELGLSQQVKIYGVDISTADIQLITEPDSAWVATAATNAAVVGEVSVRAAALSIAGQFPGRSVLLQPTLITRDDLVKNDIGTIEDLQKKFPAFLKSDAATATWIPAVKH; encoded by the coding sequence ATGTTCAAGACCGTCAAGAAACTGGCCGCGGCCGTCATTTCGCTTACCCTCATCTCCACCAGCGCCTTTTCCGCCGGCATCGAAGGTGCCCCGGCACCCTTCGACAAGAAGACCGTCAACATCGCCGTCGTCAGCTTCCTCGGCAGCGGCGACTGGTTGCAGGCCTTTGAGGCGGGCGTGAAGCGCCAGGCCGATACGCTCGGCGTCAAGCTCACTGTCTCCCAGGCCCGCAATGACAACGACACGCAGAGAAACCTCGTCGAGCAGGCGATCAATCTCGGCGTTGACGGCATCATCATCAACAACGGCCGCCCCGAAGTGCTGAAGGACGTGGCGCAGAAGGCGCTCGACAAGGGCATCAAGGTCGTCGCCTATGACGTGGACCTCGAGAACCCGCAAATCCCGCAGATCGAACAGAGCGACAAGGACATGGCGAAGCTTGTGCTCGATCAGGCCGTGAAGGACAAGGGTGACGGCTTCGTTGGTGGGGCGGTCTACGTGGCCGGCTTTGCGCCTCTCGACCGGCGTTACGCGGTGTGGAAAGACTTCATCGCCAAACACAATCTGAAGGAAAAAGCCGTCTGGGGCGTCGTCAACGATACGGTGCCGGCCTCCGTCGCCGATCAGACAAAGGCCATCCTGCGCGCCAATCCGGATATTTCGGTCATCTTCACCCCTTGGGATGAGTTCGCCAAGGGCACTAAACTCGCCATCGACGAACTCGGCCTGTCGCAGCAGGTGAAGATTTACGGCGTCGATATTTCGACGGCGGACATCCAGCTCATCACCGAGCCGGACAGCGCATGGGTCGCCACCGCCGCGACCAACGCTGCCGTCGTCGGCGAAGTGTCGGTGCGCGCCGCCGCACTTTCCATCGCCGGCCAGTTCCCCGGCCGGTCGGTCCTGTTGCAGCCGACCCTCATCACCCGTGACGATCTGGTGAAAAACGACATCGGCACCATCGAGGATCTCCAGAAGAAATTCCCGGCATTTCTGAAAAGCGACGCCGCAAC
- a CDS encoding substrate-binding domain-containing protein, whose translation MSLKPGYLALALLPSLLAAGAAGAEGLKGAPNPFDKGGVKIALISYISAGDFFQAYQSGAEAQAKALGADLRIFPGRQDAAQQREQILQAINLGVEAIIIDHGQPESLTDVVQQALDKGIKVVAFDVNLNNPKIPQVEQSDHRLAELALDQALKDNGTNFEAGYAYVAGFAPLDRRNEVWDKVKAANKGIVEKARFGTVSDTTAAATADQAKAVLRANPKISVIFAPYDEFARGVKLAAADIGISDKIRIYSADISTADIQEIVEPGSPWVATAATNPAVVGAVSVRAAALEIAGETVPRNIVVDPVLVTQEQLRTADVKTIEELAKKIPAFSTSTAATASWIPAAAF comes from the coding sequence ATGTCTTTGAAACCCGGTTATCTCGCCCTTGCGCTTTTGCCTTCGCTTCTGGCCGCCGGGGCGGCAGGCGCGGAAGGATTGAAAGGCGCGCCCAACCCTTTCGACAAGGGCGGCGTCAAGATCGCCCTGATCAGTTATATTTCCGCCGGCGATTTCTTCCAGGCCTACCAGTCCGGCGCTGAAGCGCAGGCCAAGGCGCTGGGCGCCGACCTCAGGATATTTCCCGGCAGACAGGATGCGGCGCAGCAGCGTGAGCAAATCCTGCAGGCGATCAATCTGGGTGTTGAGGCCATCATCATCGATCACGGCCAGCCGGAATCGCTGACGGATGTCGTTCAGCAGGCGCTGGATAAGGGCATCAAGGTCGTGGCTTTCGACGTGAACCTCAACAATCCGAAAATCCCTCAGGTCGAACAGTCGGATCATCGTCTGGCCGAGCTGGCGCTCGATCAGGCCCTGAAGGATAACGGCACGAATTTCGAAGCCGGTTATGCCTATGTGGCGGGCTTCGCACCGCTCGACCGTCGCAACGAGGTGTGGGACAAGGTGAAGGCAGCCAATAAGGGCATTGTCGAGAAGGCCCGTTTCGGCACGGTCAGTGATACGACCGCTGCGGCCACGGCGGATCAGGCAAAAGCCGTTTTGCGCGCCAACCCGAAAATTTCCGTGATTTTTGCGCCCTATGACGAATTTGCCCGCGGCGTGAAGCTGGCCGCGGCGGATATTGGCATCAGCGATAAAATCAGGATTTATTCCGCCGATATCTCCACGGCCGATATTCAGGAAATCGTCGAGCCGGGCAGCCCCTGGGTTGCAACCGCGGCGACCAATCCGGCTGTCGTCGGTGCTGTGTCGGTGCGCGCTGCCGCACTGGAGATCGCCGGCGAAACCGTGCCGAGAAACATCGTCGTCGATCCGGTACTGGTGACGCAGGAGCAACTGCGGACCGCGGATGTGAAAACCATCGAAGAGCTTGCAAAGAAAATCCCCGCTTTCTCGACCAGCACAGCCGCTACGGCGAGCTGGATACCGGCCGCAGCCTTCTGA
- a CDS encoding ABC transporter permease: MVDGTREISEQAKQTATLENLRNAIRRGAVFLLLAAMVVGFSLAQPAFININNLMSILQAVSVVAIIGAGVSVTLAINGFDLSVGAVAASSVMAASYAMIVLGLNVWQTVPLVLAFGALVGLANAFLIVKLKVPDLLATLATMFLLTGLQLIPTAGRSISVGLILPDGSTASGKYDPAFLTIGRSSLFGLIPLPVVLMAIVAIVLFILTEKTRLGRLIYATGGNETAARLAGANVDRIKTFAYVLSGTLAALGGIIVAARVGRGDVSSGASLLMDSVAAALIGFAVLALRRPNVLGTLVGAVFVGVLLNGLTMLNAPYYTQDFIKGAVLVGALALTYGVARTKN, encoded by the coding sequence ATGGTCGACGGCACCCGAGAGATTTCGGAACAAGCCAAACAAACAGCGACGCTGGAAAACCTGCGAAACGCGATAAGACGCGGTGCGGTTTTCCTGTTGCTCGCGGCAATGGTGGTCGGCTTTTCGCTGGCGCAGCCCGCCTTCATTAACATCAATAATCTCATGAGCATCCTGCAGGCGGTCTCGGTCGTCGCCATCATCGGTGCGGGGGTTAGCGTCACGCTTGCCATCAATGGCTTCGACCTCTCGGTCGGGGCGGTGGCGGCATCCAGCGTCATGGCCGCAAGTTATGCAATGATCGTGCTGGGGCTGAACGTCTGGCAGACGGTGCCGCTGGTGCTGGCCTTCGGCGCGCTTGTCGGCCTTGCCAATGCTTTCCTGATCGTCAAGCTCAAAGTGCCCGACCTGCTGGCCACGCTCGCCACCATGTTCCTGCTGACCGGCCTCCAGCTCATCCCGACGGCCGGCCGTTCCATCTCCGTCGGTCTCATCCTGCCCGACGGTTCGACGGCCAGCGGCAAATACGATCCCGCCTTTCTCACCATCGGACGCTCGAGCCTGTTCGGCCTCATTCCTCTGCCCGTGGTGCTGATGGCCATCGTCGCCATCGTTCTATTCATTCTGACCGAAAAGACGCGGCTCGGCCGCCTGATCTACGCCACCGGCGGCAATGAAACAGCCGCGCGGCTTGCCGGGGCCAATGTCGACAGGATCAAGACCTTCGCCTATGTGCTTTCGGGCACGCTCGCAGCCCTTGGCGGCATCATCGTTGCCGCCCGTGTCGGCCGGGGTGACGTTTCCTCCGGCGCTTCGCTGCTGATGGATTCGGTCGCGGCCGCGCTGATCGGCTTTGCGGTTCTGGCGCTGCGCCGCCCGAACGTTCTCGGCACGCTGGTGGGTGCCGTTTTCGTCGGCGTGCTGCTCAATGGCCTCACCATGCTGAACGCACCTTATTACACGCAGGACTTCATCAAGGGCGCCGTTCTCGTTGGCGCGCTGGCGCTGACCTACGGCGTTGCCCGCACAAAAAACTGA